The following proteins are co-located in the Candidatus Polarisedimenticolaceae bacterium genome:
- a CDS encoding response regulator transcription factor, whose product MSRTVRIVIADDHPIVRKGLREVLAEEEGLAVVGECGDGEAALALVEAERPDVVILDVDMPKKDGFEVVRALKQAGAGPEIVMMTMHGREEFLRTAFDLGVRAYVVKEGAMLDVVDAIRAVLDGRPFISSTLSANLLLKRPEPEVSRGPAPDWRSRLTRAERRILVLIAQFKTSKEIAQELGIHYRTVENHRTAIAGKLGLSGSHALTKFAVENREHLL is encoded by the coding sequence TTGAGCCGAACGGTGCGGATCGTGATCGCGGACGACCATCCGATCGTCCGCAAGGGGCTGCGCGAGGTCCTCGCAGAGGAGGAGGGGCTCGCCGTCGTCGGGGAGTGCGGGGACGGCGAGGCCGCCCTCGCGCTCGTCGAGGCGGAGCGCCCGGACGTCGTGATCCTCGACGTCGACATGCCGAAGAAGGACGGCTTCGAGGTCGTCCGGGCGCTGAAGCAGGCGGGCGCCGGCCCCGAGATCGTGATGATGACGATGCACGGCCGCGAGGAGTTCCTGCGGACCGCCTTCGACCTGGGCGTGCGCGCGTACGTCGTGAAGGAGGGCGCGATGCTCGACGTCGTGGACGCGATCCGCGCCGTGCTCGACGGTCGCCCCTTCATCAGCTCCACCCTCTCCGCGAACCTGCTCCTGAAGCGCCCGGAACCCGAGGTTTCTCGAGGTCCCGCGCCGGACTGGCGGTCCCGCCTGACCCGGGCCGAGCGGCGCATCCTCGTCCTGATCGCGCAGTTCAAGACGAGCAAGGAGATCGCGCAGGAGCTCGGGATCCACTACCGGACGGTCGAGAACCACCGCACCGCGATCGCGGGGAAGCTCGGGCTTTCCGGAAGCCACGCGCTGACGAAGTTCGCCGTCGAGAACCGCGAGCACCTCCTCTGA